One genomic region from Flagellimonas oceani encodes:
- a CDS encoding xanthine dehydrogenase family protein molybdopterin-binding subunit — protein MTLVKTKIGRRAFIRNTGLASGGLVIGFNWLASCKMTPEQVSNLPKEWFELNGFLKVGDNGLVTIMSPNPEIGQNVKTSMPMIVAEELDIAWKDVMVEQAPLNTDIFTRQLAGGSQSIRQGWESLRMAGATAKQMLKEAAAQTWGVSADEITTKDGVLTHEASGNSAGYGEMASAATNIEVPEEVQLKDNGNFSIIGTDKRNVDGKEIVTGKPLFGLDVYKEGMLTAMIVHPPAFGMKYKGMNADAVKSMPGIKDVFHFEVYPEGIEKQWSDQGGIAELVAIVGNSTWECMQAKKSLQVEWEQDGTAESTSYHEEALAKLLEKPSETPAREDGDVDAAFKSAAKIVESTYSAPYLAHNTMEPMNFFAHVTPEKAELLGPIQTPEFTEKTVAARLGMPVEKIDIMMTRMGGGFGRRLYGPFVIEAAVISQKMNAPIKLVYSREDDMTQGTYRPSYKVKYKAGLDKNGKLIAWHVRGAGTNDDLIFENRFPAGAVDNYLAEKHSLQTNVTTGAWRAPRSNFIAGAEQAFMDEVAEAAGKDPLDFRLELFDRAINNPVGDPESNDYDPERYAGVLKLVKEKANWGTDTGKARGVAAYYCHNSYVAQVIELEDGGGDIPRVDKITCAVDCGIVINPLAAKNQIEGGMIDGIGHSTYSAMSFEEGRPQQSNFDTYRLIRHAEAPKNIEVHFVDNGIDPTGLGEPSLPPAIAALSNALYKSTGRRFYKQPFITDKAPLVG, from the coding sequence ATGACACTTGTAAAGACAAAAATAGGACGACGCGCCTTTATCAGGAATACAGGATTGGCCAGTGGTGGACTTGTAATTGGGTTTAATTGGTTGGCATCGTGCAAAATGACCCCGGAACAGGTGAGCAACCTGCCCAAAGAGTGGTTCGAGCTCAATGGTTTCCTAAAAGTTGGTGATAACGGGTTGGTGACCATTATGTCGCCCAATCCTGAGATAGGTCAGAACGTAAAAACATCCATGCCCATGATCGTTGCCGAAGAGCTCGACATAGCTTGGAAAGATGTAATGGTGGAACAAGCGCCACTGAACACGGATATTTTTACACGCCAGTTGGCGGGTGGTAGCCAATCTATCCGACAAGGATGGGAAAGTTTGCGAATGGCGGGAGCCACCGCAAAGCAGATGTTAAAGGAGGCTGCAGCACAAACTTGGGGTGTTTCCGCAGATGAAATTACCACCAAAGATGGTGTGCTGACCCATGAGGCAAGCGGAAATTCTGCGGGTTATGGAGAAATGGCCTCTGCCGCAACAAACATCGAAGTGCCCGAGGAGGTACAATTAAAGGATAACGGTAACTTTTCCATTATCGGTACGGACAAAAGGAACGTGGACGGTAAAGAAATTGTTACGGGAAAACCATTGTTTGGATTGGATGTATATAAGGAAGGCATGTTAACGGCCATGATCGTGCATCCACCAGCTTTTGGAATGAAATATAAGGGAATGAATGCAGATGCCGTGAAATCCATGCCGGGCATCAAGGATGTTTTTCATTTTGAGGTATATCCCGAGGGTATAGAGAAGCAATGGTCCGATCAAGGTGGCATTGCGGAACTTGTGGCCATAGTGGGCAATAGTACTTGGGAGTGCATGCAGGCAAAAAAATCGCTTCAGGTGGAGTGGGAGCAGGATGGCACCGCCGAAAGCACTTCTTACCACGAAGAGGCCCTGGCGAAATTGCTGGAAAAACCATCAGAAACACCAGCAAGAGAGGACGGAGATGTGGATGCAGCATTCAAAAGTGCAGCAAAAATAGTGGAAAGTACCTATTCCGCTCCCTATTTGGCCCACAACACCATGGAGCCCATGAACTTTTTTGCGCACGTGACCCCGGAGAAAGCAGAATTGTTGGGTCCGATACAAACCCCTGAGTTCACAGAAAAAACGGTAGCTGCCCGATTGGGCATGCCCGTAGAAAAAATAGATATTATGATGACCCGTATGGGAGGTGGTTTTGGCCGCCGGCTCTATGGGCCATTTGTAATTGAAGCAGCGGTAATTTCCCAAAAAATGAATGCGCCCATCAAACTGGTGTACTCCAGAGAAGATGATATGACGCAAGGTACCTACCGACCTTCCTATAAAGTAAAGTACAAAGCTGGACTGGACAAAAACGGAAAACTGATAGCTTGGCATGTACGTGGAGCAGGAACCAACGATGATCTCATCTTTGAAAACCGTTTCCCCGCTGGAGCAGTGGACAATTATTTGGCAGAAAAGCACAGCTTGCAGACCAATGTGACCACTGGGGCATGGAGAGCACCACGTTCCAACTTTATCGCGGGAGCCGAACAGGCCTTTATGGATGAGGTGGCCGAAGCTGCGGGCAAAGACCCATTGGATTTTAGGTTGGAACTATTTGATAGGGCCATAAACAATCCAGTTGGCGATCCGGAAAGCAACGATTACGACCCCGAACGTTATGCAGGCGTGCTCAAATTGGTAAAGGAGAAGGCCAATTGGGGAACGGACACTGGCAAAGCTCGTGGAGTGGCGGCCTATTACTGCCATAATTCCTATGTGGCGCAAGTAATAGAGCTGGAAGATGGCGGTGGCGATATACCAAGAGTGGACAAAATCACCTGTGCAGTGGATTGCGGTATAGTGATAAATCCATTGGCGGCCAAAAACCAGATAGAGGGGGGAATGATCGATGGGATCGGACACTCGACCTACAGTGCCATGTCTTTTGAAGAAGGTAGACCACAACAATCAAATTTTGATACCTATCGTCTAATCCGACATGCCGAAGCGCCCAAAAATATAGAAGTGCACTTTGTGGATAATGGAATAGACCCTACCGGTCTTGGTGAGCCATCGTTGCCACCTGCCATAGCGGCATTGTCCAACGCACTGTACAAATCCACGGGAAGGCGTTTTTACAAACAACCGTTCATTACCGATAAGGCGCCATTGGTAGGTTGA
- a CDS encoding (2Fe-2S)-binding protein: MATYTLNINGTKQEVDVDPSTPMLWVLRDHLNLVGTKYGCGIAQCGACTIHLNGTATRACMLTVSSVGDQEITTIEGLSEEGDHPVQKAWLEVDVPQCGYCQAGQIMTASALLEKNPNPTDEEIEVAMNGNICRCGTYTRIKKAVKLAAKS; this comes from the coding sequence ATGGCTACTTATACACTTAACATCAACGGAACAAAACAAGAGGTCGATGTGGATCCCTCCACACCAATGCTCTGGGTTTTAAGAGACCACTTAAACTTAGTTGGAACAAAATATGGATGCGGAATTGCCCAATGTGGCGCATGTACCATTCATTTGAACGGCACGGCTACCCGGGCATGTATGTTGACCGTTTCATCCGTGGGAGACCAAGAAATCACTACGATCGAAGGCTTGTCCGAAGAAGGCGACCACCCAGTTCAAAAAGCATGGCTGGAAGTGGATGTACCGCAATGTGGATATTGCCAAGCCGGCCAGATCATGACAGCTTCTGCGCTCTTGGAGAAAAACCCCAATCCAACAGATGAAGAGATTGAAGTGGCCATGAACGGAAATATATGCCGTTGTGGAACCTATACCAGAATCAAAAAGGCCGTTAAATTGGCCGCCAAATCATAA
- a CDS encoding endonuclease/exonuclease/phosphatase family protein, producing MKNIFFAIFALGTLVSSYAQTIDIISYNIRYDNPDDAPNNWDNRKDFLISQLNFYNPDVFGIQEGLIHQVKEIDEGLQDYAYFGVGRDHGDERGEHTAVFYNTKRVKLLEQSTFWLSLTPEKPSKGWDAALPRTCTYGIFQNKSDGSKFMVFNTHFDHVGVKAREESSKLILEKIKELNTEDYPVVVTGDFNLESDSPGVQVILKEMADTHIAAGANAFGPEGTFNGFEFNKPVERRIDYIFVSDDFEVLKSAILSDSEDTRYPSDHLPVFARLKY from the coding sequence ATGAAAAACATATTTTTTGCCATTTTCGCCCTAGGGACTTTAGTAAGTTCTTATGCCCAAACAATCGACATTATATCCTACAATATCCGTTACGATAACCCGGACGATGCCCCCAACAACTGGGACAACCGTAAGGATTTTTTGATTTCGCAGCTCAACTTTTATAATCCCGATGTGTTCGGTATTCAAGAAGGATTGATTCATCAGGTGAAAGAAATCGACGAGGGTCTGCAAGACTATGCCTATTTTGGCGTGGGTCGTGACCACGGTGATGAAAGAGGGGAGCACACAGCTGTTTTTTACAATACCAAACGGGTAAAGCTTCTTGAGCAATCCACGTTTTGGTTGTCCCTGACCCCGGAAAAACCATCCAAAGGATGGGATGCGGCCTTGCCAAGAACTTGTACTTATGGAATTTTCCAAAACAAAAGTGATGGTTCAAAGTTCATGGTGTTCAATACCCATTTTGACCATGTTGGGGTCAAGGCGCGGGAAGAAAGCTCCAAGCTCATCCTTGAAAAGATCAAGGAGTTGAACACCGAGGATTATCCCGTAGTGGTCACTGGAGATTTTAATCTGGAAAGTGACAGTCCGGGCGTACAAGTAATTTTAAAGGAAATGGCCGACACCCACATTGCTGCCGGTGCAAATGCCTTTGGCCCAGAAGGAACCTTTAATGGTTTTGAATTCAATAAACCTGTTGAAAGAAGAATCGATTACATTTTTGTGTCAGATGATTTTGAGGTGCTTAAAAGCGCTATTTTGAGCGACTCGGAGGATACTCGGTACCCATCGGACCATTTACCTGTTTTTGCCCGGTTGAAATATTAA
- a CDS encoding sulfatase produces MRIGLTLLGLLLIISCKQKEKPKEKVVQGPPNIIFIMSDDHAYQAISAYDHELGKLAPTPNIDRIAKNGAIFQNNFCTNSICGPSRAVILTGKHSHINGFRMNGERFDNSQPTLPKHLQKLGYETAIVGKWHLHGKPTGFDYWDILNDQGNYYNPEFIQGEDTTVVEGYATDLITDKSLEWLQKRKDGQKPFYLMVHHKAPHRNWMPALRHLNVYDSITFPLPDTYFPEFEDQTAAAQQQQTIYRDMYEGHDLKMSDGPGSTDLAHNPWTTDFERMTPEQRSIWDEAYLPKNNAFYEADLHGKELAEWKGQRYLHEYLATVKSVDEGIGRILDYLEETGLDENTLVVYTSDQGFYLGEHGWFDKRFIYEESMRMPLLMQLPGVIEPGTNIDALVQNLDFAPTFLDLAGGREYAANMQGESFRGLLEGAQDDFKDAVYYHYYDFPAFHMVKRQYGVRTDKYKLIHFYDDIDEWEFYDLEKDPKELHNAINDEEYKDIVTLMHKKLDSLQTHYKVTDKEFETTPKEKVDRTYKAFEKLRGTPIQ; encoded by the coding sequence ATGCGCATTGGATTAACGCTTCTTGGATTACTTCTCATTATTTCTTGCAAACAGAAAGAAAAGCCTAAAGAAAAGGTTGTCCAAGGTCCGCCGAACATTATTTTTATTATGTCGGACGATCATGCCTATCAAGCTATTAGTGCCTATGATCACGAGTTGGGCAAGTTGGCGCCAACGCCGAATATTGACAGGATTGCGAAGAACGGGGCCATTTTTCAGAATAATTTTTGTACCAATTCCATTTGTGGTCCCAGTAGAGCGGTGATTTTAACAGGGAAACACAGCCATATTAATGGTTTCCGTATGAATGGTGAGCGGTTTGACAATAGTCAACCCACCCTGCCCAAACATTTGCAAAAGTTGGGATACGAAACAGCCATTGTAGGCAAATGGCATTTACATGGCAAACCAACGGGATTCGATTACTGGGACATCCTTAACGACCAAGGAAATTATTATAATCCTGAATTTATCCAAGGCGAAGATACCACTGTCGTTGAAGGTTATGCCACCGATTTGATCACCGATAAAAGTTTGGAGTGGTTGCAAAAACGGAAAGATGGCCAAAAACCTTTCTATTTGATGGTGCACCACAAAGCGCCGCACCGAAATTGGATGCCAGCTTTGCGCCATTTAAACGTTTACGATTCCATCACTTTCCCGTTGCCGGACACCTATTTTCCAGAGTTTGAGGATCAAACTGCGGCAGCCCAACAACAACAGACCATTTACAGGGATATGTACGAGGGGCACGACCTAAAAATGAGCGATGGCCCGGGAAGCACCGATTTGGCCCACAACCCTTGGACCACGGATTTTGAGCGGATGACACCGGAACAACGCAGCATTTGGGACGAAGCCTATCTACCGAAAAACAATGCTTTTTACGAAGCTGATCTACATGGGAAAGAATTGGCCGAATGGAAGGGACAACGGTACCTGCATGAATATTTGGCCACGGTAAAATCCGTTGATGAGGGTATAGGACGGATTTTGGACTACTTGGAGGAAACCGGCTTGGACGAGAACACCTTAGTGGTATATACTTCCGATCAAGGGTTTTATTTGGGCGAGCACGGTTGGTTCGATAAACGATTTATTTACGAAGAATCGATGAGAATGCCCTTGTTGATGCAGTTGCCGGGGGTAATCGAACCTGGAACCAATATTGATGCTTTGGTACAGAACTTGGATTTTGCACCCACCTTTTTGGATTTGGCAGGAGGGCGGGAATATGCTGCCAATATGCAGGGGGAATCGTTCCGTGGACTTTTGGAAGGCGCTCAAGATGATTTCAAGGATGCTGTATATTACCATTATTACGATTTTCCAGCCTTTCATATGGTCAAAAGGCAATATGGGGTTCGAACCGATAAGTACAAACTCATCCATTTTTACGATGACATAGATGAATGGGAGTTCTACGATTTGGAGAAGGACCCAAAGGAACTGCACAATGCCATCAATGATGAAGAATATAAAGATATCGTAACCTTGATGCACAAAAAATTGGATAGTTTGCAAACCCATTACAAAGTAACCGACAAAGAATTCGAGACCACTCCCAAGGAAAAGGTGGATAGAACCTATAAGGCCTTTGAAAAACTAAGAGGAACACCCATACAATGA
- the bglX gene encoding beta-glucosidase BglX — translation MIYKKLLITILFLSFFGAYAQQRIPEVEQLLQKMTIEEKIGQLNLLTPGGGVATGEVVSKDVGTKIKSGQVGGLFGVAGPAKVRKAQELAVKESRLGIPLLIGSDVIHGYKTTYPIPLGLSSSWDMDLVKQAAQMAAREATADGINWNFSPMVDIARDPRWGRIAEGAGEDPYLGSKIAEAMVKGYQGNDLAASHTMLACVKHFALYGAVEAGRDYHSVDMSKIKMFNQYMQPYKAAIDAGAASVMSSFNDVDGVPATGNKWLLTDVLRDQWGFEGFVVSDYTSLNEMIPHGLGDLQAVSALALKAGLDMDMVGEGFLTTLKKSLDEGKVTEADITNACRRVLEAKYISGLLDDPYKYLDSKRPKKDILTDENRALARKLATRSFVLLKNHNNILPLEKKGKIALIGPLADSRENMLGTWAPTGDFNLAVTILEGFNNIASEATVHYAKGANISDDADFAKNVNSLGERIMIDERSPETMLQEAVDLAKTSDVVVAVVGEATEMSGESASRTDISIPESQKKLIRALVATGKPVALVLMSGRPLTIPEEFNMPVSIIQVWHPGVEAGNAIADVVFGDYNPSGKLTATWPVNVGQIPVYHSVKATGRPAPESGEFQKFRSNYLDATNAPLLPFGYGLSYSTFDYSNLKLNKKEINQGEEITATVTVTNTGNYDGEEVVQLYLRDVVRSITPPKRQLKGFQKIMLKKGERKEVAITLSPDDLKFYNAQLEFVSEPGEFEVFVGTNSNAELSETFTLK, via the coding sequence ATGATCTATAAGAAATTACTAATCACAATACTGTTCCTTTCCTTTTTTGGAGCGTATGCCCAGCAGCGAATACCAGAAGTGGAGCAATTGCTGCAAAAAATGACCATTGAGGAAAAAATTGGTCAATTGAACCTGTTGACCCCTGGCGGCGGCGTTGCCACGGGCGAAGTGGTCAGTAAAGATGTCGGCACAAAAATCAAATCGGGGCAAGTTGGGGGACTTTTTGGTGTCGCAGGGCCAGCTAAAGTTAGAAAGGCCCAAGAATTGGCCGTTAAAGAGAGTCGATTGGGCATTCCCTTATTGATTGGTTCCGATGTCATCCATGGGTACAAAACAACATACCCCATTCCTTTGGGCCTATCGTCCAGTTGGGATATGGATTTGGTAAAACAAGCCGCACAAATGGCGGCAAGGGAAGCCACCGCAGATGGAATCAATTGGAATTTCTCTCCCATGGTGGATATTGCCCGCGACCCTCGCTGGGGGCGTATTGCCGAAGGAGCAGGCGAGGATCCATACCTCGGTTCTAAAATAGCGGAGGCCATGGTAAAAGGCTATCAGGGCAATGATTTGGCTGCTTCCCATACCATGTTGGCCTGTGTAAAGCATTTTGCACTTTACGGAGCGGTCGAGGCCGGAAGGGACTACCACTCGGTGGATATGAGCAAAATCAAAATGTTCAACCAATATATGCAACCGTACAAGGCGGCCATCGATGCTGGTGCTGCCAGTGTAATGAGTTCTTTTAACGACGTGGATGGCGTGCCCGCCACGGGTAACAAATGGTTGTTGACAGATGTGCTGCGCGATCAATGGGGATTTGAAGGTTTTGTGGTTTCGGATTATACATCGCTCAACGAAATGATTCCACACGGATTGGGGGATCTTCAAGCTGTTTCTGCATTGGCATTGAAAGCTGGGCTGGATATGGATATGGTGGGCGAAGGTTTTCTGACCACTTTGAAGAAATCCCTGGATGAAGGAAAAGTGACAGAAGCAGATATTACGAATGCTTGCCGCAGGGTTTTGGAAGCCAAGTATATATCTGGATTATTGGATGACCCATACAAGTATTTGGATTCCAAACGTCCCAAAAAGGACATATTGACCGATGAGAACAGGGCCCTGGCACGCAAATTGGCGACCCGCTCCTTCGTACTGCTAAAAAATCATAACAACATACTTCCTTTGGAAAAAAAAGGAAAGATTGCCTTGATCGGTCCATTGGCCGATAGCAGGGAAAATATGCTCGGTACTTGGGCTCCCACAGGAGATTTTAATTTGGCGGTTACCATCTTGGAAGGATTTAACAATATAGCTTCTGAAGCAACGGTACACTATGCAAAAGGAGCCAATATTTCTGATGATGCCGATTTTGCCAAAAATGTCAATTCTTTGGGAGAACGAATCATGATCGATGAGCGTTCCCCCGAAACCATGCTTCAAGAAGCTGTGGATTTGGCCAAAACTTCGGATGTTGTAGTGGCCGTCGTAGGCGAAGCAACCGAAATGAGCGGAGAATCGGCCAGCCGTACCGATATTTCCATCCCCGAGAGTCAAAAGAAATTGATAAGGGCATTGGTGGCAACAGGAAAACCTGTCGCACTTGTTTTAATGAGCGGCAGACCGCTTACCATTCCAGAAGAATTTAACATGCCCGTTTCCATAATACAAGTTTGGCACCCTGGTGTTGAGGCAGGAAATGCCATTGCCGATGTAGTTTTCGGCGATTACAACCCGTCAGGGAAATTAACGGCCACTTGGCCTGTCAATGTAGGTCAGATACCCGTGTACCATAGTGTAAAAGCTACGGGACGACCCGCACCGGAAAGTGGCGAGTTTCAAAAATTCAGGTCAAACTACCTGGATGCGACTAATGCGCCCTTGTTGCCATTTGGGTACGGATTGAGCTACTCCACATTTGACTATTCCAATCTGAAATTGAACAAGAAGGAAATCAATCAAGGCGAGGAGATTACCGCTACCGTGACTGTTACCAATACGGGTAATTATGATGGTGAAGAAGTGGTCCAATTGTACTTGCGGGATGTGGTCAGAAGCATTACGCCCCCTAAACGACAATTGAAAGGTTTTCAGAAAATCATGCTCAAAAAAGGGGAGCGCAAGGAAGTTGCCATCACTTTATCGCCGGACGATTTAAAATTCTACAACGCCCAATTGGAGTTTGTATCAGAACCCGGAGAGTTTGAAGTTTTTGTGGGAACCAATTCAAATGCCGAGCTGTCGGAAACATTCACATTAAAATAA
- a CDS encoding prolyl oligopeptidase family serine peptidase produces MTTRQLSFFMLFLACNLAAAQWQSKYKTKMLIDGNDTLRYRIMYPKNFKEDGNYPVVLFLHGAGERGNDNEKQLWNGGKLFATDYLQERYPAVVIFPQCPRDSYWASVDVDRSSYPINLDFKYSEGPTKPMQMVMDLLDSTIAEPYTKDDQVYLMGLSMGGMGTFELLSRKPNTFAAAVPICGGGEPESVSVYAKNTPLWVFHGAQDNVVHPLQSMEMVSALLKEGVHPKFTMYDFANHNSWDPAFAEPDLLPWLFSHIKK; encoded by the coding sequence ATGACAACAAGACAATTATCATTTTTTATGTTGTTCCTCGCTTGTAATTTGGCCGCTGCACAATGGCAATCAAAGTACAAGACCAAAATGCTTATTGATGGGAACGATACCTTACGATACCGTATTATGTATCCCAAGAACTTTAAGGAGGACGGAAACTATCCCGTGGTGCTTTTTCTGCATGGCGCAGGCGAGCGCGGAAACGACAACGAAAAACAACTGTGGAACGGCGGCAAATTGTTCGCAACGGATTATTTGCAGGAACGCTACCCTGCGGTTGTCATATTTCCGCAGTGTCCCAGGGACAGCTATTGGGCCAGTGTGGATGTAGATAGAAGTTCCTATCCCATCAATTTGGATTTTAAGTACAGCGAAGGCCCTACAAAACCAATGCAAATGGTAATGGATTTATTGGACAGCACCATAGCAGAGCCGTACACCAAAGATGATCAGGTCTATTTGATGGGTCTTTCCATGGGCGGTATGGGAACCTTTGAATTATTGAGTAGAAAACCCAATACGTTTGCGGCCGCTGTGCCCATCTGTGGGGGTGGAGAACCAGAATCCGTCTCCGTTTATGCCAAGAATACGCCATTATGGGTATTTCATGGTGCGCAGGATAATGTAGTGCACCCATTGCAATCCATGGAAATGGTTTCCGCTTTGTTGAAAGAAGGGGTGCATCCGAAGTTTACGATGTACGATTTTGCCAATCACAATAGCTGGGACCCAGCATTCGCGGAACCCGATTTGTTGCCTTGGTTGTTCTCGCATATCAAAAAATAG
- a CDS encoding glucoamylase family protein produces the protein MIKKALHLVLFATLILSCGGGDDYTYIPTEPEIPGNGSEEEEEEPSITDEELLDLAQEETFKYFWDYADSNSGGARERYHPNDPGNSEGVVTAGGTGFGLMAILVGIERGFISRSEAVERLDTLLDFLENADRFHGAWSHWINGATGAVIPFSDLDNGGDLVETAFLAQGLICIKEYFKNGSDAEQALAQQADDLWKGVEWDWYTQNQNVLYWHWSPDHGFDINLQLKGYNEVLITYIMAAASPDFSIDKEVYTNGWASNGGIQSANTQYGHPLLVKHNGAEQFGGPLFWAHYSYLGLDPRNLSDDYVNYWDVNVNHTMINYEYCVANPGFHQDYGADCWGLTASYSRNNDGSIGYNAHSPNNDTGVISPTAAISSIPYAPEESLAAMHYFYRNREDLLGPAGFYDAFSPEYDWVAEAYLAIDQGPQIIMIENYRTGLLWDLFMANEDVQAGLTKLGF, from the coding sequence ATGATTAAAAAAGCATTACATCTAGTTCTCTTCGCTACATTGATTTTATCCTGTGGAGGAGGGGACGATTATACCTATATTCCAACGGAACCTGAAATTCCGGGAAATGGTTCTGAAGAGGAGGAGGAAGAACCATCTATAACGGATGAAGAATTGCTCGACCTTGCCCAAGAGGAAACTTTTAAGTATTTCTGGGATTATGCCGATTCAAACTCCGGCGGGGCGAGGGAACGTTACCATCCAAACGACCCCGGAAATAGTGAGGGGGTGGTAACCGCAGGTGGAACCGGCTTTGGACTCATGGCCATTTTGGTCGGAATTGAAAGAGGATTTATTTCTAGGTCCGAAGCTGTGGAACGCTTGGACACCTTACTGGATTTTTTGGAAAATGCCGATCGTTTTCATGGAGCATGGTCGCATTGGATCAATGGTGCCACCGGTGCCGTGATTCCATTTAGCGATTTGGACAATGGGGGCGATTTGGTGGAAACCGCTTTTTTGGCCCAAGGCCTTATCTGCATCAAAGAATATTTTAAAAACGGTTCGGATGCCGAACAAGCTTTGGCCCAACAGGCCGATGACCTTTGGAAAGGCGTGGAATGGGATTGGTATACCCAAAATCAGAATGTCCTGTATTGGCATTGGAGCCCCGATCATGGTTTCGATATCAATCTGCAATTAAAAGGATACAACGAGGTATTGATTACGTACATCATGGCAGCGGCGTCTCCTGATTTTTCGATTGATAAAGAAGTTTATACGAACGGTTGGGCATCAAATGGAGGAATCCAATCGGCAAATACACAGTATGGTCATCCACTTTTGGTAAAGCATAATGGAGCGGAACAATTTGGCGGACCCTTGTTTTGGGCCCATTATTCTTACTTGGGATTAGACCCCCGAAATTTGTCCGACGATTATGTGAACTATTGGGATGTAAACGTCAACCACACCATGATAAATTATGAATATTGTGTGGCAAACCCAGGGTTTCATCAAGATTATGGAGCCGATTGTTGGGGGTTAACGGCCAGTTATTCCCGAAACAACGATGGAAGTATAGGATACAATGCACATAGCCCGAACAATGATACAGGGGTTATCTCACCGACCGCCGCTATCAGTTCAATTCCTTATGCACCGGAAGAATCTCTAGCTGCAATGCATTATTTTTACAGAAATAGAGAAGATTTGTTGGGGCCTGCAGGATTTTATGATGCCTTTAGCCCAGAATACGATTGGGTGGCAGAAGCGTATTTGGCCATAGACCAAGGTCCGCAGATCATTATGATTGAAAACTATAGGACCGGTTTGCTTTGGGATTTGTTTATGGCAAATGAAGATGTTCAGGCCGGTTTGACCAAACTCGGATTCTGA
- a CDS encoding glucoamylase family protein yields MRLFLITLAIAALLTGCNGQKTKEDAKKSTGVDADSLAMADKALLDTVQYQTFNYFWDGAEPVSGLARERIHLDGIYPNHDKDIITTGGSGFGLMAILVGVERGFITREQALERYERIVDFLEKADRFHGAWPHWLLPSGKVTPFSKKDNGGDLVETAFLVQGLLTVQAYFKDGSEREKQLAAKIEELWEGVEWDWYTKNSEDVLYWHWSPEYQWEMNFPVGGYNEALIMYILAAASPTHPIEKSVYEKGWGVDGAITKDTTYYGLETEMNHYEHSDAPVGPLFWAHYSYLGLNPKGLKDQFGDYWKLNQNHALIHYKYCVDNPKDYEGYGKDCWGLTSSYSINGYAGHRPEADLGVISPTAALSSMPYTPEESKQFLRFMYNEQDSLIGKYGPYDAFSLEDDWYLPRYLAIDQGPIPVMIENYRSGLFWKLFMANEEVQKGLRKLGFESPNMEPADD; encoded by the coding sequence ATGAGGTTATTTTTAATCACACTGGCCATTGCCGCCCTGCTAACAGGGTGCAATGGCCAAAAAACTAAGGAAGACGCAAAGAAATCTACTGGAGTAGATGCAGATAGTTTGGCCATGGCCGACAAGGCATTGTTGGACACGGTGCAGTACCAAACCTTCAATTATTTTTGGGATGGTGCGGAACCCGTTTCAGGATTGGCAAGGGAACGCATACACTTGGATGGCATTTATCCCAACCACGATAAGGATATTATTACCACCGGGGGTTCTGGGTTTGGACTTATGGCCATTTTGGTTGGTGTAGAAAGAGGTTTCATCACACGCGAACAGGCTTTGGAGCGCTACGAGCGTATTGTGGACTTTTTGGAAAAAGCAGACCGTTTTCACGGAGCTTGGCCGCATTGGTTGTTGCCCTCTGGCAAAGTGACCCCGTTCAGTAAAAAAGACAATGGTGGTGATTTGGTGGAGACCGCCTTTTTGGTGCAAGGATTGTTAACAGTCCAGGCCTATTTTAAAGATGGTAGCGAGCGCGAAAAGCAATTGGCCGCAAAAATCGAAGAACTATGGGAAGGCGTAGAATGGGATTGGTACACCAAAAATAGCGAAGATGTACTGTATTGGCATTGGAGCCCTGAGTACCAATGGGAAATGAACTTTCCCGTAGGAGGTTATAACGAAGCCCTGATCATGTACATTTTGGCAGCGGCATCCCCAACGCACCCCATCGAAAAATCGGTTTATGAAAAAGGATGGGGAGTCGATGGAGCAATCACCAAGGATACCACATATTATGGTTTGGAGACCGAAATGAACCATTACGAGCATAGCGATGCACCCGTAGGCCCACTGTTCTGGGCACACTATTCTTATTTGGGCTTGAACCCTAAAGGACTTAAAGATCAATTTGGCGATTACTGGAAATTGAACCAAAACCATGCATTGATCCATTATAAATATTGTGTGGACAATCCAAAGGATTATGAGGGATATGGAAAAGATTGTTGGGGCCTTACCTCCAGCTATTCCATAAATGGATATGCCGGGCACCGCCCCGAAGCTGATTTGGGCGTAATATCCCCGACTGCTGCACTTTCCTCCATGCCGTATACCCCTGAAGAGAGCAAACAGTTTTTAAGGTTCATGTACAACGAACAGGATAGCCTCATAGGCAAATACGGACCTTATGATGCCTTTAGTTTGGAGGACGATTGGTACCTGCCCCGATATTTGGCCATTGATCAAGGGCCTATTCCCGTCATGATAGAAAACTACCGTAGCGGGCTGTTCTGGAAACTGTTTATGGCCAATGAAGAAGTACAAAAAGGCTTGAGGAAATTGGGTTTTGAAAGCCCAAATATGGAACCTGCAGATGATTAA